Proteins encoded in a region of the Zea mays cultivar B73 chromosome 2, Zm-B73-REFERENCE-NAM-5.0, whole genome shotgun sequence genome:
- the LOC100192013 gene encoding Protein STAY-GREEN LIKE, chloroplastic-like — protein sequence MAAAASMAARSRALVASRRRMGGPPRLLVVSCDARTADAYCSLAAKILGPPTTFNAAKLKVEFAGEELRPPFPRAYTLTHCDLTANLTLGVMSSEQLRKSTLQRDDVVAEWKETAGEMTLQVHCFVSGANLLQELAAGFRYYVFSKELPLVLKAVVHGDAALFADRPELMEAKVWVHFHSSSRKYNRLECWGPLWEAATTTRRNHHLLELDQLQSAITKKKTIFNALLALLL from the exons ATGGCGGCAGCAGCATCCATGGCGGCCCGTAGCCGCGCGCTCGTTGCGAGCAGGAGGAGGATGGGTGGCCCGCCGCGTCTCTTGGTCGTCAGCTGCGACGCCAGGACAGCGGATGCCTACTGCTCCCTG GCCGCAAAGATTTTGGGACCTCCCACGACCTTCAATGCAGCGAAGCTCAAGGTGGAGTTCGCCGGGGAGGAGCTCCGGCCTCCTTTCCCCAGAGCCTACACTCTGACCCACTGCGACTTGACGGCGAACCTGACGCTGGGCGTGATGAGTAGCGAGCAGCTGCGCAAGTCGACGCTGCAGAGGGACGACGTGGTGGCAGAGTGGAAGGAAACCGCCGGGGAGATGACGCTGCAGGTGCATTGCTTCGTCAGCGGCGCCAACCTCCTGCAGGAGCTGGCCGCAGGTTTCAGATACTACGTCTTCTCCAAGGAGCTACCGCTG GTCCTCAAGGCGGTGGTTCATGGCGACGCCGCTCTGTTCGCCGACAGGCCGGAgctgatggaggccaaggtgtgggTGCACTTCCACTCCAGCTCTCGCAAGTACAACCGGTTAGAGTGCTGGGGCCCGCTCTGGGAGGCTGCCACAACTACCAGGAGGAACCACCACCTGCTGGAGCTGGACCAactgcagagcgccatcaccaagaAGAAGACTATCTTTAACGCCCTGCTCGCCCTTCTCCTCTGA